CATCTAATATTCTTTCTATCCTCTGCTTCTTTTTACAGCAGTGGTTTAGATACATAATGCAGTTGGAGTAAGAGGAGTCTGGAAATTAGCCATCTGGTTGTCATTAGAACAAGAATGGTGAATGAGGGGTGCTGCGAAAGCCAACATTTAATTTCAGTAATAACAGGattattcttaatatgttttttgtttgaaAATAAGTTTTCTGTAAACCACACATTGACAGTCAGGGGTGGGATGATATAAATGCAGAACATCTGGCCATCAGATTGCACAGATCAGAAATGGAGAGTTGCTACTGCCCTGTTGCTACAGCAACTTTATAGCTGCAGGGACTGGTTTAAAATTAAACCTGTCTGTTAGATCCTGACGAGAGATACTTACAGTCCAAGTAAAACTGGAAAATTTAGATGGACCAGATGGACCAGATatgaaaattaaaacaattgtaGAAGCACATTTGTTTCTGCTGTAATAAACACATCCAGATCTTcagtgtaactttttttttctatacacATTTCCCTGGTAACACAACATCTTGTAAGAtcactgcattaaaaaataaatatctttaACTGATGACAAAAGAGCTGCACCAAGCATCAAAAATGTGATCAATGCCACACAGTCATTTCGGGTTGGcaacatttaagaaaaaaaataataaaaaatgagaaGCCAGGAAGATCACACACCTCTGCTAGAGAACATTCCTCTCTGCAGAAGTCAGGTCATTTGGGGCCATATGCAGGAACTCTGTGAGCAAATCTTTAAAAGCAGCGAGTGAGGATGTGGTGACAAAAAGGGTGACGGTTGCTAACTGCCAGACAATACTTATCTGGGCTTTGCTGAGAGTGCACAGAAGCTATTCACAGACGGAGCCGGCAATTACTAGCCCTGATTACTGCAATTAACTCTGACAGAAATAACAATGCTTTCTGATGGTTTGTTCAACGGGTAATCAAATCCCTTCTCGTGCAGCTCAATAAAGCAACACAGTGACAGCAGCATCACAAGCGCTCTGGAGGAGACCGTTAGACAGGGAAATGCTCAAATCAAATGACGTCCATTGACGTGACTCACGCGGCGCGTCACCAAAAATGGCAAGGTAATGAGACATGAACAGATAACCACTGAGGATTTTTATATTGGCAGGATGTGTTtaaattgtgtgtttatttacagatGTCATCAAGACATTCATCATCATTATACATTTTGCAAGACATACCAGAAAACTGAATAATGACCGCTATCTTACAGCAATGTCAGAGGCCTCAAAACCACTTTAAAGACAATTTTCTATAACTTAATCCAGATAATCCAGGAACTATAGTTACTTGTCCAGCTTTATGTTGCCAtttacagcaaataaaaataattgaaaattgtATCAACTAAAGAtttagcggttaagaaagtggccccgtaatcagaaggttgctggtttgaatcctgatctgccaaggtgccactgaggtgcaactgagcaaagcaccgtcccctcacactgttccccgggtgcctgtcatggctgcctactgctcactaagggtgatgggttaaaagcagaggacacattttattgtgtgctgtgctgcagtgtatcacatagacaatcacttgactttcacatTATAACAATAATGTTTTATGTCATCAACAACAGTAACTGTCATGCCACGTCAAGGTGAAAAGAGAGAGGTGCAAGCACTCAACATTTCAAGAAACCAAAATAAATGGTGGCATGGTCAGGAACATACAGAAAGATAACTGGAAAAAATGTAGCACACTGAAACAACATTAAATGCAGGACACAGAAGGTGTGGGACAGACTAACCtatgaagggttctaatcaGACCGAACCTAACAGGTAGAATCTGTGGGTAATTAGAACCCAACACACGTGAGTGTGCGGCACCTGGCTAGCACAGGACTGCTTAGGCATCACAGTAACATTTCAGCCATTTCAGAATGAATCAGCAATAAGAAGAGGACCTAGAGCACCAAACCTTCGTATGgtatgatttttacattttacatatttcaatTTCTGAAGTCTCTGATGTAACAAATCATAGCTATCAAAAGAACTTTATTTCAATTCTGTTTAAATTTGAATTACAAATTCCCTTGAACATAGTTTTAAAAAACAAGTAGGCTTTACACATCTGAACATgggtgtgttttaatttttttttacttttctgtacaattccAGTTGAAGTAGCAGTAACTTTTCAACGCTATAGACCTTCTTATAATTTATGCATCTGTTGTAAGAGTACAATAAACTGTTTCCCTGTTAGGAATGTGTGAAACCTCGTGAGCAATGACAGAAAGACTATATGAGTTTTCAAGATTTTGCTCTGAAAGTGATGCTGGCTCAACATCTGTCTAAACATATCAACAGAACAAACCATATGGGAGCGCAGATTATGTTAACCTTTATGTAAACATTAATTAGATAATTCGATAAATTACTCCGAAGGGGGCAGACAACTCAATTATTAGCAAAAATAGTTTTAGATGTGAGAATGTAAACTACATCAACATAAAATATAGAcggaagaaagagaagagacaaaaaaaaacagacgaaCAGAAGGAGACTCCTGACTGAAAATTTATTATATTGGGCCCGGCACCACTTACGGTCTTTAATCAACCCACTGGCCCAGAGAGGAGTCCTGAGATTAGGGTGCGAGGAGCCCAAAAACCCTGCCATCAGAATGTTCCAGAATGGTACCTCAAAGCAGGGGATCACGGAGAATATCTGTGTTAAAGTCCTCTGGACCATAAAGGGTTCCCCTATAGAGACAGATGAAGAGCCTGTTATCATGGCAGGACATCTATGATAAATCTAATGTCAAATTCCTTTTTTAGGTGGAACTCCcagttcattttaaatatataattacttAATAAAACTCTAACATATTTTCCCCCTCTCCCACTCTTTCACAAAAGCAAATTAAGTTTGGTCTAACAAGATGACTGTGAGCAGCAATTCATGACTGGGAGGAGATTTGGtctgaaaaaatttaattctaCATGAAGTTTAGATAAACGcacttatttgaaataaaaattagCATGATAAGCATTTTACAAAGGGCACCATTAATTCAAATCAAATGTTAAAGATTGTATTCAAAGGAAATAACTATATCAAACATGTACACAGCATGAAACCTTGTATGGCTTTAAAACAGCTGTATGATTCTTTAATAAGCAGCCCAGTGGAGTGGTTTgggataagaaaaaaaaaaaaaattaaaatcttgAAAGGTCTTATTTTCATTCCATTTGGTTTTCCATGTCCATTTTTTCTCCATGTTGTCAAGATCACAGATACTATGCAAGAACAAGAAATTGCAGTGTTTCAATTGTGAAGAATTGgattaaatatgtgtatatttatgtgtatCTACATTTAATAGCAAGGATATTAGCGTAATCATTTGCAAAACAATTTAGcaatatatgtttattgttcAGCGTGAAATGCTGTATGTTGCATTAACATAAAAGATCTTAATTTAATTAAtcttaaacaaatgaataacaCAGATTAGGAACTgtctgtttaaaataaaaaatgggcaaaaaatgaatgtgatggTATTTTGTGAGTCTCGCAGTCAAGACATGTGTTCAGATCTGTAATTCCTGATCCTAATTTATTTACTTTGAATATCATATGATCATTAAGATGGATCTGAACCTCTTGAAGTAATTTGTCACCACGTACATATTAGAAATGGAGATGTGCTTAAAACTTGTCATTGCTAAGGACCAATAACATGCCTGGAGCAAATGTCAAGCTGCTTGTGTCAGGCAGATGCAAATGAGGAGCACCAAAAAGGGGCTGGCATCTGATAGCACTGACCTCGGGGTTCAGAGTAAATCCTCCCACTGACCTCTGGGTTCAAAGTAAATCCTCCCATACCACTTTTCATGTGTGATTGGGGAAACAAAGTTGTACCAGCATGTCTACATATCCCATGATATTTCAGCCTCAAATCTGCATCttatatgtgtgggtgtgtgtgtgtgcatgcgtgtgtgtgctctgaccttaaaaatattttttgctagCATAGCCTAATATAATCTGTTATAAGTTCAGTCTAATTATTATTCGATGAATCAGTTTTATGAGGGGGAAATGAAAGAGCAAGGTTACTGTTAATGTACAGTTTTACACTGACCCAAAATTTCCGCAGAAATACTCTCTGGTGGCAGCACAGTCACAATAATCTTATCTAATCAAAACTTTTAGAACCgatatgggtttttttttcgaAAAAAAGACAGTGCAGAAGAATACAAGAAacaagcagagagagagaaagctccTACCATCCTCCATCACTAGCACTTCTCTCTGGCATGTGTCCTGGACATTGACAGTGCAGTTGACTATGTACTCGGGTGTGGAGCAGTCATTGTGCTTCAGCTCCTCACACTGGTAACACTGGATTTGCAGTGGGACCCCTAGGAGAGACAGAAAAGcatgaaaataattttacatttattgtacTAACATTTACTATGTCCCCAAAGCAAAGGCTACTGTGGAAAATGACAATGCATTTGACAATGCAGCATAGATGGAGAAAAAGGGCCATCTCCAGTGGTGGCAGCTTGAACCCCAACACCCATTCAGAGCCTCTGCTGACTTTGCACCAGTGCTGACCTCCTTCATCTGACCTTGTCCTTGCTAAACACCACTCACTTATGCATACTGTCTGTTGGCAGCAGTCAAATATAATACAGTGAAAGTTTTGAGAAGTCGGAACAGAATCCTGACCTCCTGCAAAAGCCATTATATGAGCTGCATTACACTCTAAAAGCTGTAGTGAGAAACTTTCAGATTTATTCATAAAGCATaacattaatgtacacactgtACCTTTATGCCGCAAAGATACAGCCTGACTGGTGACGTCCACCTCAAAACCAGTGGTAATTACTTAAGAGCAGCTAAGCGCTTCGTAAGCCCCTGCACTGTTCTGGCGGAACACTGATGCATAGAAACATAAGCAGGTCCTAAAATCCTCATACTGAACCAGTAAAATAACAAATTCATTGATGAGCGCAAAGCCCACAGACATTAATTTACAATCagatgcaaaaatgtgcaattcTGAATACTGGCTAAATGTAAGTAACGTGAAGGCTGATTTTACTTTCCTTCCCTTTCCCTATTATTACATTCGTTCCgtttatatttttttgccatgaTTCTCTAAATTCGATAGTTTGTAGATACGGAGAatacagaaatgtatatttaagaATTCAGGTCTAACATTTGAACAAAGTTAACACGACTTTCAAAGCGAAACGCGGAAAATGTTGTAAAGGCGAGCCCAGATCAAGCGTAATAAGGTTTCCGCGCAGCGCCCCTCCTGCCGGAGCCAGACCTACCTGTTCGCATCGAGACGACGAGCAGAGCCGCGCGGAACAGGAGCCACATCTTGCCCCCGAGCAGCGGCGCTTCAGTGGGCGCCAGGCGTGGCAGGCGACTCCGCGTCCATAGCCCTGCGATCTGGAGGTCCGGAGCGGAGCCGCCAGGCGCGTGGACGGCAGACGGCACCACGTGACCAACGCGCAGCGCAGTGGCAGCCCCGCCATTCACGGGCAGGTCAAGTTTGGGGAATATACTCTTAATGGGcagatataaataataaataaatcaaaacctCGTATGGGAACAATTAAGGCTCTTCCTGGCAGATTTTCTTCCTGATGACTGCAGCCTGAGATCGTTATTAACTCTCGATTTACATTCACACAGCCCAGTTATACTGtcattagtgacagggacagtgtcgtcccccccccccccccccccccccttccccgagGGTCTTGTTTAAGGACACATTGAGACTTTGAACCTGAGACTGTGTGATTGTCTGGTTcttaggcaggtgtgttacccaataggatAGAACACCCCATTGAATAAACTCTTGGGGTTTGAAGAACTTGTATTTTGgttaattttttgtttgtctaaATGTATTgaatttttaatggaaaaatattCCAATAGATTAGCACATATAAAGTATGAGGCAATTATAACCCCTCCCATGCAAATAAAGTCTCACTCTGCTGCTGCAGTTATTTGTATAATATTTCAGTACCCTAAAACATGGTAAACTGTGTCTTTCTCAGTACATTTGTTTAGAATTTGCAATGACATGTCATATGTCAAATTGTAGacgacagaaaaacacaatttacagTTATTTAAGATTAATATAAAAACCCTATTCAAtacggagagagagatggtaaagtgaaaatttttCTTTAGAGAAGCAACTTTGACCAATATCTTCATACTTTGTTGCACATGAAAGTGTTGAAACCTGTTCCAACTGTACATCtgtgtttgtctttttgttCTCACTTCATTACAGAAGCAAATGCTGTGTCCAAAAAATCCACTTGTTCACTATACACTCACCAGCTGCTTTTAGTTACACTACTTAAATTTCTTGtttacacaaatacatttacatttacatttacagcatttatcagacgcccttagccagagtgacttacaatcagtagttacagggacagtctccccagagcaatttagggttaagtgtcttgctcagggacacaatggtagtaagtgggattcgaacctgggtcttctggttcataggcgagtgtcttacccactaggctactaccaccaaataGGTAATCAGTTGATCACATGATCGCAAATCAATGCATTGCCTAATTAGACATGGTGAAGAGAACTTGTTGAAGATCTACTGAGATTGTCATGCATAATCATCTTATGCTCTTAAGCTCTTACATAAAAttctcttcattgactacagttcagcatttaacacaataatcccttccacactcaccaccaagctggagcacttgggactcagctcatctctctttcagtggatctccaacttccttaccgggagaccacagacagcaaggatgggcggacatgtctcagccttcatcaccctcagcactggagctcccCATCGCAAATCAATGCATTTAGGCGATTAGACATGGTGAAGAGAACTTGTTGAAGATCTACTGAGATTGTCATGCATAATCATCTGTAGGGTTTGCCAGAATCTCTGAGGAATGTTGAATCACTTCTGAAGGTTTGCTGTTCATGAAAAAGTGACCaagtacactaccagtcaaaagtttggacacaactacTCAATtctgggtcttgcatttttttagaaCAAAGCTGAATACACAGGACACAAGACACctcacacacatgaggttatctAAAACACAGTCTTTTGTGTCTGTCATGACCCACACTGTTTCTGGCACCCCAAGACACGTTTTCTTGATGTCTTTGTGACTATTGTGTGCTTGAATTTGATGTCAATTccacattaaatatatttaaatttttatatttatttttgcaacaTTTTTCTCACCTTCCTGAATTctagttccggttcagagggaggtggcacgctgggcGGACCTATCGGTGGtcgctcttcaggacgcactggatgacgcagactggggcatgttccagagtagttccggaaacatcagtgagtttgcggaagcggttgtgagtttcattgggaaactaacggacgacaccgttcagaagacgatcgtcagaacgtttcccaatcagaagccgtgggtggataaaaccatccgcgacgctctgaaatctcgcaccgcgacctataacgcggggctggcttccggggacatggaaccatacaaaaCTGCGtcgtacagcgtcaggaaagcggtgaaggaggcgaagcagcgctacgggaagaaactggaacaacagagtgactctaggagcctgtggcggggactaaggacaataacggactataaagcaccaacatccggtacgacgaacgcggacgtgtctctggcagacgagctaaatacattctatgctcgcttcgaggctgcagctaaaggcgctagcgatgctacggctagcggctccaacagctgcagacaggaggacacggCCAGCACGCGTTCgtcatcatttacagcatttatcagacgcccttatccagagcgacttacaatcagtactacttactggagcaacttagggttaagtgtcttgctcagggacacaatggtagtaagtgggattcgaacccgggtcgaATCCCAcccagctgcagacaggaggacacggCCAGCACGCGTTCgtcatcatttacagcatttatcagacgcccttatccagagcgacttacgatcagtactacttactggagcaacttagggttaagtgtcttgctcagggacacaatggtagtaagtgggattcgaacccgggtcttctggttcataggcgagtgtgttacccactaggctactaccacctcatcaccgagcatgacgtgaggagagccttcaagagagtgaacaccaggaaggcatcaggaccagacggcatctcggggagaatcctcagagcctgcgcggaccagctagcacctgtgtttacagagatattcaacctctctctatctcagtcggtgatcccccacatgcttcaaggagtccatcattgttccggtccccaagaaaacccatcctgcctccctcaatgacGACCGCCCTGtaagccctcacctcagtagtgatgaagatctttgaacggctggtcagagacttcatcatttcttcattaccagatacactcgacccactacagtttgcgtaccgtcccaaccgatccacagaTGACGCCAGGCAGAGAGACCACAGGCAgcaaggatgggcggacatgtctcagcctccatcaccctcagcactggagccccccagggctgtgttttgagccatcatcaagtttgctgtcgtggtgggcctgatctctgacaacgacgagatggcctacctggaggaggttggaaatctggtgaattGGTGCCaaaggaacaatctccacctgaacgtctgCTAAagaaggagttaatagtggacttcagtacaaagcaggagaggacctaccagacccctgtcatcaacaggagcccagtggagagagtggacagcttccgttacctcggtgttaatatcacgcaggacctgtccatggtcctgtcAAATCAataccatggtgaaaaaggcccggcagcatctctaccacctcagacgcctgagagacttcagactgccctccaaggtgctcaggaacttctattcctgcaccatagagagcatcctgatgggaaatatctcaacctggttcgggaacagcaccatgcaggacaggcgagccctacagagggtggttcgatcagccaaaCGAATCATCCATACTaaactccctgaccttcaatctatctacagcaaacggtgctgtaccagggccaggaagatagtgaaggacctcacccacccaaacaatggactcttctctctgttgcgatcagggaagcgctttcgctccctgaagtccaacacagagagaatgaggaggagcttcttcccgcaggctgtccgagttctcaacaacaacagtacatagaactccagcactttcaccttcaaacaCTCTTTGCACACAATCACTTTGCACACAATCACTTTGCACGAAATCACTTTACACAAAataactttgcacaaaatcactctgcgctttttactttactgctttttttttattatggctcgtttttttaaacattgtctttcactcatttgcacaccttcaacctaccagttacacatattttatattaaagacgtaaaagtgtaatatttggttatgtttgcaatatttgcatattggttcattgtatacttgcaacatttgcaatactgtggtctgtagcagtcgcactGCATATCAttctgtgtatgactatgtatgtgacaaaattttaatttatactGTTCTTATTGCCAAAAATGACACATTTGCCTTTTCAAAAAAAACACTTGCGCTTCATTTGCTCCAGAACTCCAACAACTtacagaatcttttttttactcctccCCAATATGAAACCAGATAACATGGAACGTGGACAATGTGAACGTGGAGGATGGGAACAAAGAAGGAAAACACGGGCCAAACCAAAGTGCACAAAAGTGTCTTTATTTACACTGTGGGACGTGATATATACAACAGCAAGTAGTGCTATGTACACCACCATAAACCCTAACTAACACACTAACAGAGGGGGAATCCACGcacatccaaacacacaggCAGAGCAGGGTACACATAGATACAAAAACAAGCACGATCAACTCCAAACTCCaactctcgctcgctcgctctctctctcactcactcactcactcactctcacatcCAAACTCCTCCGTGAGCACTTAACCGTTGACTTCCTGTTTCAGGTCTCTTCTTATGATGGCTGTGGCAGATTAGTCACCAGACCATGGGTGGAGCCAGCAATCAGATACACacctaaaaaagaaaaggtaaaacacacagaatGGCAAACAGATTCACGATAACTACTCCCTGGCGCAAAGcatccagggacgtaacaatacCCAATAGATTTTTATGTCtggctttttttatgtttgtgaaGTTGTATTTCACAGTCATAgttttttcatagttttttatcataaatgtttcacagataggtttttttatattttttctcatatttttaCTCTTAAAAGGTTGAGAACAGGGCCATGATGGAGTGGTGGATGAGCGGGAGAGGGGGACTGGAAAAGAGAGACAGTGCCGCAGTCCCGGGGAACCATGGTTCTCTACAGATGAAGATGGTGTCTGAGGATGAGAGGACACAGGCAGGGAGgcaggaggggcggggctggaCTTGCATCCTTCTGAAGAGGGTGGAGCTTCACTTGTTGCCAATAC
This genomic stretch from Denticeps clupeoides chromosome 5, fDenClu1.1, whole genome shotgun sequence harbors:
- the LOC114789848 gene encoding uncharacterized protein LOC114789848 yields the protein MAVLQASSVASSLLVNGEQKRSVTFTELQPEGPSKVLATSEAPPSSEGCKSSPAPPASLPVSSHPQTPSSSVENHGVYLIAGSTHGLSIFPKLDLPVNGGAATALRVGHVVPSAVHAPGGSAPDLQIAGLWTRSRLPRLAPTEAPLLGGKMWLLFRAALLVVSMRTGVPLQIQCYQCEELKHNDCSTPEYIVNCTVNVQDTCQREVLVMEDGEPFMVQRTLTQIFSVIPCFEVPFWNILMAGFLGSSHPNLRTPLWASGLIKDRIHYRKSCASSGACLIASSGYQQFCTGKLHSVCITCCNTPLCNGPKQKRPVPSTAPPPDPLPAAIFLTVLLLPLT